One region of Nitrospinaceae bacterium genomic DNA includes:
- a CDS encoding tRNA (adenosine(37)-N6)-threonylcarbamoyltransferase complex dimerization subunit type 1 TsaB yields the protein MMRILGIDSSIPQGSVALLENNHIISETSLEDQSNPSDGLLKAVDRVLSQARFSLEDIGGFGITTGPGSFTGLRVGVSLIKGFVLAREIPFKGIDTLEAVSACAEITDYPICALLDARKKEVYCGFFKYEKTRLKRLNADTALCPEILCGKISEPTVFIGTGLNAYGEFFERKLGSRFIDGSITKRRTVAASAALLARPFLDCNPCQDLGELKIKYVRKPEAEINLLKKIF from the coding sequence ATGATGAGAATCCTGGGAATCGACTCGTCGATCCCACAGGGTAGTGTTGCCCTCCTTGAAAACAATCACATAATTTCCGAAACATCGTTAGAAGATCAATCGAACCCTTCGGACGGACTTTTAAAGGCCGTGGATCGCGTCTTATCACAGGCCCGATTCAGTCTGGAGGACATCGGCGGATTCGGCATCACCACCGGCCCGGGTTCTTTTACCGGACTGCGCGTGGGAGTGAGTCTTATCAAGGGGTTTGTGCTTGCCAGGGAAATCCCCTTCAAGGGGATCGATACGCTGGAAGCCGTTTCCGCGTGCGCGGAGATCACGGATTATCCCATATGCGCCCTTTTGGACGCACGGAAAAAAGAAGTTTATTGCGGTTTTTTTAAATATGAAAAAACCCGTTTGAAACGGTTAAATGCGGACACGGCCCTGTGTCCTGAAATATTATGCGGCAAAATTTCCGAGCCAACGGTTTTCATCGGGACCGGACTCAATGCTTATGGTGAGTTTTTTGAACGGAAGCTGGGCTCTCGGTTCATCGACGGTTCAATCACAAAAAGACGTACTGTGGCGGCGAGCGCGGCGCTTCTGGCAAGACCTTTTTTGGATTGCAACCCCTGCCAGGATTTGGGTGAGTTAAAAATTAAATACGTCAGAAAACCGGAAGCGGAAATAAATTTATTGAAGAAAATTTTTTGA
- the rnd gene encoding ribonuclease D yields MYITTGDDLAVLCEQLKKCDVLALDTEFVRERTYFHRLGLIQVAGDGVCAAIDPILISDLSPFLEIVSNPKVLKIFHAAKQDLEILVRLTGKVVTPVFDTQVAAALVGWGSQISFAKIVQKVMNKKIHKTETYTDWCRRPLSQNQIDYALDDARFLLPVYKRLIQVLKKMNRLDWTQGEFVNLENPKVYGIPDPRRQFLKIKNIRSLKRKNLAVMVELAAWREKEAIRRDCLPKAVVRDEPLLEIARILPKKLDDLGSIRGFHRKEVSKCGEAILNAIQKGLVLPDDQIPELPEYDGYSTSKGVEELLAAYVQIRSEELKIEPSVLAHRKQIHDFVKCYEQDKNLAEHFLLQGWRKECIGSKLSSILDGSQALVIGEKGKVKLISMNHK; encoded by the coding sequence ATGTACATTACCACCGGGGATGACCTCGCTGTCCTCTGTGAGCAGTTAAAAAAGTGCGACGTTTTGGCCCTCGACACGGAATTTGTCCGGGAACGGACCTATTTCCATCGCTTGGGGCTGATTCAAGTGGCAGGCGACGGTGTTTGCGCCGCGATCGATCCCATTCTTATTTCCGACCTCAGTCCGTTTCTGGAGATTGTTTCCAATCCCAAGGTATTGAAAATTTTTCATGCCGCCAAACAGGATCTGGAAATTCTCGTTCGTCTGACCGGCAAGGTCGTGACCCCTGTTTTCGATACACAAGTAGCCGCGGCTCTGGTCGGGTGGGGATCGCAGATTTCCTTCGCCAAGATCGTGCAGAAGGTCATGAACAAGAAGATACATAAAACGGAGACTTATACCGATTGGTGCCGCCGGCCTTTGAGCCAGAACCAGATCGATTACGCCCTGGACGATGCCAGGTTTCTTTTGCCGGTTTACAAAAGACTCATACAGGTTTTGAAGAAAATGAATCGTTTGGATTGGACCCAGGGAGAGTTTGTGAATTTAGAAAATCCCAAGGTGTATGGCATCCCCGATCCCCGGCGGCAATTTTTAAAAATAAAAAATATCAGGAGCCTGAAGCGCAAAAACTTAGCCGTTATGGTTGAGTTGGCCGCCTGGCGGGAAAAGGAGGCAATTAGAAGGGATTGTTTGCCGAAAGCGGTGGTCCGGGACGAGCCTCTCCTGGAAATCGCCAGAATATTGCCCAAAAAACTGGACGACCTGGGGAGCATTCGCGGTTTTCACCGCAAGGAAGTGTCTAAATGCGGCGAAGCGATCTTGAATGCCATCCAGAAAGGTTTAGTGCTTCCTGACGACCAGATCCCGGAGCTACCGGAGTATGACGGATATTCCACGAGCAAGGGAGTCGAAGAACTTTTAGCGGCGTATGTCCAGATCCGCTCAGAGGAGCTGAAAATTGAGCCCAGTGTCCTGGCGCATCGTAAGCAAATCCACGACTTCGTGAAGTGTTACGAACAGGATAAAAACCTCGCGGAACATTTTTTATTGCAGGGCTGGAGAAAGGAATGCATCGGCTCAAAATTGTCATCCATTCTCGATGGCAGTCAGGCGCTCGTAATTGGAGAAAAGGGCAAAGTAAAACTGATTTCAATGAACCACAAGTGA